In Lentilitoribacter sp. Alg239-R112, the following proteins share a genomic window:
- a CDS encoding cellulose biosynthesis cyclic di-GMP-binding regulatory protein BcsB, with amino-acid sequence MRTIGIGLMAFFIAWAVFLLSSHNIPQRGLRQFNELAFGPQLVFEAETFNTSELGKNEKVFFGFTRNAPIILTGLPSYQSAAFPLPIDARPVSGYLQIDITSQVLDDVNGVLRISINNTKRGEMLLYPGEVGRSLLVPLLSEELAKERLVVSFSLLGEYETNSCTSKNGIQAIAEIEATSGLYLNLDRNIQTPRDQVLSRGRLISIHWDNKFSKREKNILTNYGTSFIRDGEKVIFKTSEAAGGLSIEELEILRTTLPRIKSNQQQWPYYVANSGVNFGVRRFYKSTSWRIKYKPSQFSGRTLPSAIDLSLMLSGLRQETNWMVSVTLNGSLIHTEALESQTSKYRRKILLNERSQTANNLIEVTLNSSENHDGICKNGPILIAQMEQDTVLLAGSERLDDQFHDLQNALKSVGEIGIAGNENITDNQANLFAHILASALPETIDIGDTSGGAQIYFLERRQFDAVKNFQNEMFEQWILFQTDAGELSVSRLEDLSDNRSTDEISPNAVLIQLPIGGGEG; translated from the coding sequence ATGAGAACGATTGGCATTGGCCTGATGGCCTTCTTTATTGCGTGGGCAGTTTTTTTATTGTCTTCACATAATATTCCGCAACGTGGTTTGCGCCAGTTCAATGAGTTGGCTTTTGGTCCACAATTGGTTTTTGAGGCAGAAACTTTTAACACATCAGAATTGGGAAAAAATGAGAAAGTCTTTTTTGGATTTACTCGTAATGCCCCCATAATTCTTACCGGTTTACCCTCCTATCAGAGTGCTGCATTTCCGCTGCCAATCGATGCACGCCCTGTTTCTGGTTACCTCCAAATAGACATTACATCGCAGGTACTTGATGATGTGAACGGCGTATTGCGTATTTCCATCAACAATACCAAACGCGGTGAAATGCTATTGTATCCAGGAGAGGTAGGACGCTCCTTGTTGGTTCCTCTATTGTCCGAAGAACTAGCAAAAGAGCGGCTGGTCGTCTCGTTCAGTCTGTTAGGTGAATATGAAACTAACAGCTGTACATCAAAGAATGGCATTCAAGCCATCGCAGAAATTGAGGCGACCAGCGGGCTTTATTTAAATCTTGATCGTAACATTCAAACTCCCCGTGACCAGGTTTTATCCCGCGGACGATTGATCTCTATTCATTGGGATAATAAGTTTTCGAAACGGGAAAAAAACATCTTAACCAACTATGGAACATCTTTTATCCGCGATGGAGAAAAAGTTATCTTCAAAACAAGTGAGGCTGCTGGTGGCCTATCAATTGAAGAGCTAGAAATACTTAGAACAACGCTTCCAAGGATCAAAAGTAACCAGCAACAATGGCCTTACTATGTTGCCAATAGTGGTGTGAATTTTGGTGTACGGCGCTTTTATAAGTCAACAAGCTGGAGAATAAAATATAAGCCAAGCCAGTTTTCTGGGCGCACATTGCCAAGCGCAATAGATTTAAGTCTTATGTTATCAGGATTAAGACAAGAAACCAATTGGATGGTATCAGTTACGCTAAATGGTTCATTGATACACACAGAAGCTTTAGAATCTCAAACCAGCAAATATCGCCGGAAAATTTTGCTGAATGAACGCAGTCAAACAGCCAACAATCTGATTGAAGTGACACTAAATTCATCTGAAAATCACGATGGAATTTGTAAGAATGGGCCGATTTTGATTGCGCAGATGGAACAGGACACTGTGCTACTTGCTGGTTCTGAGAGATTGGATGATCAGTTTCACGATCTTCAAAATGCCTTAAAATCGGTTGGGGAAATTGGTATCGCAGGCAACGAGAACATCACCGATAATCAGGCAAATCTGTTCGCTCATATACTGGCATCTGCGCTTCCCGAAACTATAGATATAGGTGATACAAGCGGCGGGGCGCAGATTTACTTTCTGGAAAGAAGGCAATTTGATGCTGTTAAAAATTTTCAGAATGAAATGTTCGAACAGTGGATACTCTTTCAAACAGACGCCGGAGAACTTTCAGTATCGCGATTGGAAGATTTATCCGATAATCGATCAACAGATGAGATTTCGCCCAATGCAGTGCTGATCCAGCTACCAATAGGCGGGGGTGAAGGATGA
- a CDS encoding NAD-dependent epimerase/dehydratase family protein, with protein MENILIIGGDGFCGWPTALHLSQKGYAVTIVDNFSRRQIDESLGANSLTPIKSMNERLAAWKEATGKDIAFENFNVAAEYQRLEELLAELKPSTIIHFGEQRAAPYSMKGISQKRYTVSNNIGATHNVLAAVTQLKLEPHIIHLGTMGVYGYDDDGMEIPEGYLKVYVPGDDNQIFQRDILYPTNPGSVYHMTKSMDQLLFQFYAKNDRLRITDLHQGIVWGTQTEETRLDERLINRFDYDGDYGTVLNRFLMQAAVGHPLTVHGTGGQTRAFIHIQDTVKCLALAVANPPEKDGQVKILNQMTETHTVRYLAEIVAKVSGAEIANVDNPRNEAAENDLRVSNKTFITLGLNPITLEEGLLEETQDIAMRFADRCRMHMIPCVSTWTENQRPGVVQDPQAA; from the coding sequence ATGGAAAATATTCTTATAATTGGCGGTGACGGATTTTGTGGTTGGCCTACAGCGTTACACCTGTCGCAAAAAGGTTATGCAGTTACGATTGTGGATAATTTCTCACGTCGTCAAATTGATGAGAGCTTGGGCGCCAATAGCCTGACACCAATTAAATCTATGAACGAGCGGTTGGCAGCATGGAAAGAGGCAACGGGCAAAGATATCGCCTTTGAAAATTTCAATGTTGCAGCAGAGTATCAACGTTTAGAAGAATTGCTCGCGGAACTAAAACCAAGCACAATTATCCACTTTGGCGAACAGCGCGCAGCACCGTATTCCATGAAAGGGATAAGTCAAAAACGCTACACAGTTAGCAACAACATTGGCGCAACACATAATGTTCTGGCTGCAGTTACCCAGCTCAAACTTGAGCCACATATTATTCACTTAGGAACAATGGGTGTTTATGGCTACGACGATGATGGAATGGAGATTCCTGAGGGTTATCTGAAAGTCTATGTACCAGGTGACGACAACCAAATTTTTCAGCGTGATATCTTGTATCCAACCAATCCGGGCAGCGTATATCATATGACAAAATCTATGGATCAATTGTTGTTTCAATTCTATGCCAAGAATGATCGCCTACGTATAACTGATTTGCATCAGGGCATTGTCTGGGGCACTCAAACAGAAGAAACCAGGCTGGACGAACGCTTGATCAACCGTTTCGATTATGATGGTGATTATGGCACTGTTCTAAATCGTTTCCTCATGCAAGCAGCTGTTGGTCATCCTTTGACCGTGCACGGCACCGGTGGACAAACGCGAGCGTTTATCCATATTCAGGACACTGTTAAGTGTTTGGCTCTGGCTGTTGCAAATCCACCTGAAAAAGATGGTCAGGTGAAAATCTTAAATCAAATGACAGAAACTCATACGGTTCGTTATTTGGCAGAAATCGTGGCCAAAGTTTCAGGCGCAGAAATTGCCAATGTGGACAATCCACGCAATGAGGCGGCAGAAAACGACCTTCGTGTTTCGAATAAAACCTTCATCACCTTGGGTTTAAATCCGATTACATTGGAAGAGGGATTGTTGGAAGAAACGCAGGATATTGCAATGCGCTTTGCTGACAGATGTCGCATGCACATGATCCCATGTGTTTCAACCTGGACAGAAAATCAACGTCCTGGCGTGGTCCAAGATCCGCAAGCAGCTTAA
- a CDS encoding calcium-binding protein: MARKIYGTNNNDTLEGGAGADIINAKAGDDIVSTGASADKVFGKTGEDTITLGSGSDKAYSGQDDDFVDGGNGSDIIYGGQGNDVLYGGDVIQPEGADNSAGGIDDKIWGGSGNDEIYGQSGNDRLFGQNGEDVISGQAGADEAYGGKNSDVLSGGLGNDILDGGEDADILSGNEGSDTLKGAHGTDILSGGSGNDEIHGGDDNDTGYGNEGNDRMFGGSGADVLSGGTGEDFIQGDSGNDVIHGEEGDDVINAGVGNDTVYGGEADDEINLYDGNDIAVGGAGEDNIDGGNGDDLIYGDKLAVNILSESAEHVGQSIAQFSGSDWTVVENAETGQSEMSQSVNTNVNTTYTISIDVAANFAAGLTSGAVEVLWNGNVIDKIEVQTGVFETKNYDVLGAGNGTGLMIRTAEPENEASSIYDTSGPIFSYEKIIDLGNGAITVDAFAPGQAKLFQVISGQLQVFDTATQTYIGAGPETGVKVNAIGLNVEDDLIYGYAKASGKDTLGQTIADNSLVMMDAKGQIYKLGDGDYPDFVGDFDGRGNLWTFHTTLDRVTKIDVDNLDANGNPAVETFYFPADLSKNNMYDVAFNPQNGMFYGVVAPNIPGGQGKIIMIDLTEVENGDQPVIAEIPITHSQVNETLYEGMAKGAYGAVFMDGLGNLYTGLNNGDHDLSANTPDNGGVYRIVFDEAGREATAELMAASQSTGNNDGAMDTRGNDPFADVDATANVLVKNIKVVQTEGEGWNDIIFGGLGDDVVYGGGRDDNINGGLGDDTLYGEAGLDFIYGLEGNDELFGGSGNDSLFGGLDNDNIDGGLGNDTISGDEGDDILHGDAGNDLINGGDGSDAIFGGDGRDALSGGLSDDTLEGGSGNDILNGNEGADWLSGGSGKDELFGNTGEDYLLGGAGNDVLNGGAGNDTLNGGSGNDNLLGGSGADTLTGDSGNDHIHGNEGNDQINGGAGIDVIIGGSGLDIISGGTGGDRIFGGSDGDTIFGDAGNDQLNGEAGSDIIRGGNGADTISGGDGDDWIEAGNGRNILSGGDGSDTFVFLSDNGFHHDIITDYQCYGENADTIDLASFQFLDNYETIEDWQSDCITFGENNTIQIKLGYWQSIIIEDSFEAGSSFMPTFIDTLDF; the protein is encoded by the coding sequence ATGGCACGAAAGATTTATGGTACAAACAACAATGACACTCTAGAAGGTGGCGCGGGTGCTGACATTATAAATGCGAAAGCTGGTGATGACATTGTTTCAACAGGGGCTAGCGCAGACAAAGTTTTTGGAAAAACCGGAGAGGACACAATCACGCTTGGGTCTGGATCCGACAAAGCATACTCTGGGCAAGACGATGATTTTGTCGATGGTGGCAACGGTTCAGATATTATCTACGGCGGCCAAGGAAATGACGTGCTCTATGGTGGCGACGTTATCCAGCCTGAAGGAGCGGACAATTCTGCTGGAGGCATAGATGATAAAATTTGGGGTGGTTCTGGCAACGATGAAATATACGGCCAAAGCGGGAATGATCGCCTTTTTGGTCAAAATGGTGAGGATGTTATCTCCGGTCAGGCGGGAGCCGATGAAGCCTATGGTGGGAAGAATAGTGATGTGCTTTCCGGCGGCTTGGGCAATGACATTCTCGATGGCGGAGAAGATGCTGATATTCTGAGTGGGAATGAAGGTAGCGATACACTCAAAGGCGCACATGGAACAGATATTCTATCAGGTGGTTCTGGTAATGACGAAATCCATGGCGGTGATGATAATGATACGGGCTACGGAAACGAGGGCAATGACCGCATGTTTGGCGGTTCAGGAGCGGATGTTCTAAGTGGCGGCACCGGGGAAGATTTCATACAAGGTGACAGCGGCAATGACGTTATTCACGGTGAAGAAGGTGATGATGTCATAAATGCTGGAGTTGGAAATGACACAGTTTATGGTGGCGAAGCCGATGACGAGATCAATCTTTACGATGGTAATGACATAGCCGTTGGCGGTGCGGGTGAAGACAATATAGATGGAGGAAATGGAGATGACCTTATCTATGGTGATAAACTCGCGGTCAATATTTTGTCAGAAAGCGCTGAACACGTTGGACAATCAATCGCACAATTTAGCGGGTCTGACTGGACCGTTGTTGAGAATGCTGAGACAGGACAATCAGAGATGTCCCAGAGCGTCAACACCAATGTGAACACGACTTACACTATTAGCATTGATGTTGCGGCGAACTTCGCTGCAGGTCTGACATCAGGGGCTGTTGAAGTATTGTGGAACGGGAATGTAATTGACAAAATCGAAGTTCAAACGGGCGTGTTTGAAACCAAGAACTACGATGTTTTAGGCGCAGGCAATGGCACCGGATTGATGATCCGCACCGCTGAACCGGAAAATGAAGCGTCTTCGATTTATGATACAAGCGGTCCGATTTTTTCATATGAGAAAATAATCGATCTCGGCAATGGTGCCATCACGGTTGATGCATTTGCTCCCGGGCAAGCCAAGTTATTTCAGGTCATCAGTGGGCAGTTGCAGGTTTTTGATACTGCAACACAAACATATATTGGTGCAGGACCAGAAACCGGTGTGAAAGTAAATGCAATCGGTCTGAATGTAGAAGACGACCTGATCTATGGATATGCAAAAGCGTCAGGCAAAGATACCCTGGGCCAGACAATAGCAGATAACAGTCTTGTTATGATGGATGCCAAAGGCCAGATATATAAACTGGGAGACGGTGATTATCCGGATTTCGTTGGTGATTTTGACGGAAGAGGTAACCTTTGGACGTTCCACACAACATTGGATCGTGTCACAAAAATCGACGTCGATAATCTTGATGCTAACGGAAATCCCGCCGTCGAAACATTTTATTTCCCGGCCGATTTAAGCAAAAACAACATGTATGATGTTGCGTTCAATCCACAAAATGGAATGTTCTACGGGGTCGTTGCACCCAATATTCCCGGCGGTCAGGGCAAAATCATAATGATCGATTTGACTGAAGTCGAAAATGGCGACCAACCAGTTATCGCCGAAATACCTATCACCCATTCTCAAGTGAATGAAACTCTTTACGAAGGCATGGCGAAAGGTGCCTATGGGGCCGTCTTTATGGACGGGCTTGGCAATCTCTATACAGGCCTCAATAATGGTGACCATGACCTTTCAGCCAATACGCCAGATAATGGCGGAGTTTATCGCATCGTTTTTGATGAGGCCGGTCGCGAAGCCACTGCAGAGTTAATGGCTGCATCACAATCCACCGGAAACAATGATGGCGCAATGGATACACGTGGCAATGATCCTTTTGCAGATGTTGATGCCACTGCAAATGTCCTCGTTAAAAACATCAAAGTTGTTCAAACCGAAGGTGAAGGTTGGAACGACATAATCTTTGGTGGTCTGGGCGATGACGTCGTATACGGCGGTGGTCGTGATGATAATATTAATGGCGGCTTGGGTGACGATACCCTTTACGGTGAGGCAGGACTGGATTTTATTTATGGCTTGGAAGGCAATGATGAACTATTTGGTGGCTCCGGTAATGACAGCCTTTTTGGTGGTCTCGACAACGATAATATAGATGGTGGCTTAGGAAACGACACTATTTCTGGCGATGAAGGTGATGATATTCTGCATGGTGATGCTGGAAATGATCTTATCAACGGAGGTGACGGTTCTGATGCGATTTTTGGCGGAGACGGACGAGATGCACTCTCGGGAGGATTGTCCGATGACACGTTAGAGGGAGGATCTGGCAACGATATTCTCAATGGTAATGAGGGTGCGGATTGGCTCTCTGGCGGTAGCGGAAAAGATGAGTTATTCGGAAATACTGGCGAAGACTATCTGCTGGGCGGAGCTGGTAATGATGTTCTAAACGGAGGCGCCGGCAATGATACGCTCAATGGAGGTTCAGGAAATGATAATCTGCTGGGCGGCTCAGGCGCTGACACTCTGACGGGCGACAGTGGAAACGATCATATTCATGGCAATGAAGGCAATGATCAGATCAACGGAGGAGCCGGCATTGATGTCATTATCGGTGGCTCTGGATTAGACATAATATCAGGTGGAACTGGTGGTGATCGTATTTTTGGCGGCTCGGACGGGGATACGATCTTCGGTGATGCGGGTAACGATCAACTTAACGGCGAAGCGGGCTCAGACATAATTCGCGGAGGAAACGGTGCTGATACCATCTCTGGAGGAGACGGAGATGACTGGATAGAAGCCGGGAATGGACGAAACATATTATCAGGTGGCGATGGCTCTGATACTTTTGTCTTCCTATCAGACAATGGATTTCATCACGACATCATCACTGATTATCAATGCTATGGCGAAAATGCCGACACGATAGATCTGGCTAGTTTTCAGTTTCTTGATAACTATGAAACGATTGAAGATTGGCAATCTGATTGTATTACCTTTGGTGAAAACAATACTATTCAGATCAAACTCGGATATTGGCAAAGCATTATTATTGAAGATAGTTTTGAAGCAGGATCAAGCTTTATGCCAACATTTATCGACACATTGGATTTTTAA
- a CDS encoding LacI family DNA-binding transcriptional regulator, which translates to MSTKVTIRDVASLAGCSIATVSRVLNKSGPSSVENQKRVLAAAKTLNFEFNEVGRSLQRQASKTLGVIVPTISNPVFADAIEGVQECASENGYRILLGFANYNTKQELKSLETLLAHQIDGVVLTVGDIEDSPAIKRLEQSSTPYCLMFNQSRNPGSPTVCVDNALAAQKVGEEIFQLGHTSVAFLAVRMNSSDRSRQRYAGLCEAARLAKMPKPPIVEVNYEPSNLEVSLAKLFAEKPDVGAIFASNDMLALACIRALRAINKRVPEDVSIVGFDGIAITDLVQPSIATVLTPCREMGKQATALVIDALQNNRSVTPQAVMLPFEFRSGQSLVSSQTNVSTRELQPASRLS; encoded by the coding sequence ATGAGTACCAAAGTTACTATCAGGGATGTTGCTAGTCTGGCTGGCTGCAGCATCGCGACTGTATCCAGAGTGCTCAATAAATCGGGCCCTTCAAGTGTAGAGAATCAAAAGCGCGTCTTAGCAGCGGCTAAGACGCTTAATTTCGAGTTTAATGAAGTTGGGCGCTCACTTCAGCGACAGGCATCAAAAACGCTGGGCGTAATTGTACCTACAATTTCCAACCCTGTTTTTGCTGATGCAATAGAAGGCGTTCAAGAATGTGCATCTGAAAACGGCTATCGAATATTGCTTGGTTTTGCCAACTATAACACCAAGCAGGAATTGAAGAGCCTAGAGACATTGCTTGCTCATCAGATTGATGGCGTTGTTCTGACAGTTGGGGATATTGAAGATAGTCCTGCAATCAAACGTCTGGAGCAAAGTTCAACGCCATACTGTTTGATGTTCAACCAATCCAGAAATCCAGGCAGCCCAACGGTTTGTGTAGATAATGCTTTGGCAGCGCAAAAGGTGGGTGAAGAAATTTTTCAACTCGGGCACACATCGGTTGCATTTCTTGCGGTGCGAATGAATTCTTCTGACAGATCTCGCCAGCGCTACGCAGGTCTTTGTGAAGCAGCAAGACTGGCAAAGATGCCTAAACCACCTATTGTGGAGGTTAATTATGAACCCTCAAATCTTGAGGTATCTTTAGCTAAATTGTTTGCGGAGAAGCCTGATGTTGGAGCGATATTTGCATCAAATGACATGTTGGCCCTCGCTTGTATACGAGCGCTTAGAGCCATCAATAAACGCGTCCCTGAGGATGTCAGCATTGTCGGTTTCGATGGAATAGCAATAACGGACCTGGTCCAACCAAGCATTGCAACGGTACTGACGCCTTGCCGCGAAATGGGTAAACAGGCAACTGCATTGGTTATAGATGCGTTACAAAATAACCGAAGTGTTACACCCCAAGCTGTAATGCTTCCATTCGAATTTCGTTCTGGTCAGAGTTTAGTTTCCAGCCAGACGAATGTGTCGACACGCGAGCTGCAACCCGCGAGTCGACTATCATGA
- a CDS encoding ABC transporter substrate-binding protein: MRYILGTALAATLLVTIPVSAEDSICYNCPPQWADWASMLKAIDKNIDVQMPHDNKNSGQTLSQLIAEKASPVADVAYYGVTSGIKAANEGVAAAYKPKGFDDVAEGLKDPEGRWVTIHYGTLGMFVNKDALGGAPVPACFADLNKSEYNGMVGYLDPSSAFVGYAGAVAVNRAFGGDLDNFDPAIKYFNELAKNNPIVPKQTSYARVVSGEIPILFDYDFNAYRAKYTEGGNFEFVIPCEGTVVVPYVMSLVENGPKPEVGKKVLDYIMSDEGQAIWTNAFLKPARPVKLAPEIAAKFLPDSEYARAKPVDYAKMEKVQKSFGERYLNEVK; encoded by the coding sequence ATGAGATATATACTTGGAACTGCATTAGCAGCAACACTTTTGGTCACGATACCTGTGAGTGCCGAGGATTCAATTTGCTACAATTGCCCACCTCAATGGGCGGATTGGGCAAGCATGTTAAAAGCGATTGATAAAAATATCGACGTTCAAATGCCACACGACAACAAAAACTCGGGCCAAACATTGAGCCAGTTGATTGCGGAAAAAGCATCGCCAGTTGCCGATGTGGCTTACTATGGTGTTACCTCAGGCATTAAAGCTGCCAATGAAGGTGTTGCCGCAGCATATAAGCCAAAAGGCTTTGATGATGTTGCTGAAGGTCTAAAAGATCCAGAAGGCCGTTGGGTCACAATTCATTACGGTACGCTCGGTATGTTCGTTAACAAAGACGCCCTAGGCGGTGCACCTGTACCAGCTTGCTTTGCCGATCTAAACAAGTCCGAATATAATGGCATGGTTGGATATCTTGACCCATCCAGTGCATTTGTTGGTTATGCTGGTGCAGTTGCTGTCAATCGCGCCTTTGGAGGGGATCTTGATAATTTTGATCCAGCAATCAAATACTTCAACGAACTAGCAAAAAACAACCCGATTGTCCCGAAACAAACATCATATGCTCGTGTTGTATCAGGCGAAATTCCGATCCTGTTTGACTATGATTTCAACGCTTATCGCGCCAAATATACAGAAGGCGGAAACTTTGAATTTGTTATCCCTTGCGAAGGCACAGTCGTCGTTCCTTATGTGATGAGCCTTGTGGAAAATGGTCCTAAACCTGAAGTTGGTAAGAAGGTATTGGATTACATCATGTCTGATGAGGGGCAAGCAATCTGGACGAATGCATTTTTGAAACCTGCTCGCCCGGTGAAACTTGCGCCTGAAATCGCAGCAAAATTCTTGCCGGACAGTGAATATGCCCGTGCTAAACCAGTAGATTATGCCAAGATGGAAAAAGTCCAAAAGAGCTTCGGTGAACGCTATCTCAACGAAGTGAAATAG
- a CDS encoding ABC transporter permease → MSPRSFFVICLLPLSIFTLAFLALPLVRLFVSSISTESGFGIYVEILTNPRYMRSLLQTVLVSAAVTVAALFISTTSGLFLVRNQFAGRGVLISVLTFPLAFPGVVIGFLIILLAGRQGLFNILAKDLFDARLVFAYSMTGLFFGYLYFSIPRVLLTVMAAAEKLDLSLEEAARSLGASPIAVLRDVILPALTPALIAAGAIAFATAMGAFGTAFTLATNIDVLPMIIYTEFTLSANIAMAAALSVVLGLVTWILLVISRSLTGGAIAAAG, encoded by the coding sequence ATGAGCCCCCGTTCTTTTTTTGTAATATGTCTATTGCCTCTGTCGATATTTACTCTGGCGTTTTTGGCGCTGCCGCTAGTTCGTCTGTTTGTTTCGTCCATTAGCACGGAATCAGGCTTTGGCATTTACGTCGAGATTTTAACAAACCCGCGGTACATGAGAAGTCTGCTACAAACCGTTCTAGTATCAGCTGCCGTAACTGTTGCTGCATTATTTATCTCCACAACTTCCGGATTATTTTTAGTACGTAACCAATTTGCAGGACGGGGCGTATTAATTTCCGTGCTCACCTTTCCATTGGCGTTTCCTGGTGTGGTGATTGGTTTTCTTATTATTTTACTGGCTGGTCGACAGGGGCTTTTCAATATTTTGGCAAAGGATCTATTCGATGCGCGGCTTGTGTTTGCTTACTCAATGACTGGCTTGTTTTTTGGGTATCTGTATTTTTCTATCCCGCGTGTTTTGCTCACGGTCATGGCAGCCGCCGAAAAACTTGATTTATCTTTGGAAGAAGCTGCTCGCTCTCTTGGCGCTTCGCCAATAGCAGTATTACGCGACGTCATCTTGCCGGCATTGACCCCTGCCCTCATTGCAGCAGGTGCAATTGCGTTCGCAACGGCCATGGGTGCGTTTGGAACTGCATTCACCCTGGCGACAAACATCGATGTATTGCCCATGATCATTTATACCGAGTTCACGCTCTCAGCTAACATTGCCATGGCCGCTGCACTATCGGTTGTATTGGGCCTTGTGACATGGATTTTACTTGTCATCAGCCGCTCGCTTACTGGCGGCGCCATTGCGGCGGCGGGGTAA
- a CDS encoding ABC transporter permease subunit produces MKKRSSSFIFQLTVTLLACAFLLVPAIMSIMAGFTVNYFQGISSGVTTKWIIEVWGLYSDSIVRSILLAIACLISTLIIGIPAAYALNRMGPRSSRILEEFVSLPLSIPGLALALALLQLYGSMKGFRISSWFILSGHVLYTLPFMIRSVLAVFAAIDLKTLEEGASSLGATPWQRFRDIAIPNAMPGILAGSLTVVTLSIGEFNLTWMLHTPLTKTLPVGLADSYASMRLEIASAYTLVFFVMIVPLLIALQWASARAQAIGDIR; encoded by the coding sequence ATGAAAAAAAGATCATCAAGCTTCATCTTTCAACTGACAGTAACTTTGCTGGCCTGCGCATTCCTGCTTGTACCCGCAATAATGTCAATAATGGCGGGCTTCACCGTCAATTATTTCCAAGGCATCTCCAGCGGGGTGACAACAAAATGGATTATTGAAGTGTGGGGGCTTTATTCTGATAGTATAGTACGCTCAATCTTGCTGGCAATTGCCTGTCTGATTAGTACGCTCATTATTGGTATACCAGCAGCTTACGCTCTTAATCGAATGGGGCCGCGAAGTTCCCGCATATTAGAGGAATTTGTCTCTCTGCCTTTATCAATTCCTGGCCTCGCTCTGGCTTTGGCTTTATTGCAATTGTATGGCAGCATGAAAGGATTTCGAATTTCTTCCTGGTTCATTCTATCAGGCCATGTTCTTTACACACTGCCCTTTATGATCCGTTCTGTTCTGGCCGTTTTTGCAGCCATTGATCTAAAAACACTTGAAGAAGGCGCCAGTTCCCTTGGGGCTACGCCGTGGCAACGGTTTCGCGATATTGCGATCCCTAATGCCATGCCGGGAATATTGGCTGGTTCATTGACGGTCGTTACATTGTCGATCGGTGAATTTAACCTGACATGGATGCTACACACCCCTTTAACAAAAACACTACCTGTGGGTCTAGCTGATAGCTACGCGTCCATGCGACTTGAGATAGCGTCTGCCTACACACTGGTGTTTTTCGTCATGATCGTGCCGCTTCTGATTGCTCTGCAATGGGCATCAGCGCGCGCGCAAGCTATAGGAGATATACGATGA